One window from the genome of Deinococcus sp. NW-56 encodes:
- a CDS encoding citrate/2-methylcitrate synthase, with translation MTNTANVAKGLEGVLFTESKLTFINGTEGILTHLGIPIQEWAEHSTFEELSLALLNGKLPTAAELAAFDAELKANRAIPEALTEIIRTMPRGVHPMQALRSAVSYLGLLDPQAEQTTEEARRAISVRMIAQFSTIIAALGRAQEGQDIVAPRMDLTHAGNFLYMLTGKEPSAEQARLFDIALVLHADHGMNASTFTAIATASTLSDMYSCITSAVGALKGPLHGGANEAVMDMLDEVGTPDQAEAYITGKLDRKEKIMGVGHRVYKYFDPRSRVLRDYAEVVANKEGKSTYYQILETIEKTVVDRIGSKGIYPNVDFYSGTVYSDLGIRKEYFTPIFALARISGWCASVIEYTRDNRLLRPDAVYTGERDQKYVPLQERQ, from the coding sequence ATGACGAACACCGCCAACGTCGCCAAGGGGCTGGAAGGCGTCCTCTTCACCGAGAGCAAGCTGACCTTTATCAACGGGACCGAGGGCATCCTGACCCACCTCGGCATCCCGATTCAGGAGTGGGCCGAGCACAGCACCTTCGAGGAACTCTCGCTGGCCCTGCTGAACGGCAAGCTGCCCACCGCCGCCGAACTCGCCGCCTTCGACGCCGAACTCAAGGCCAACCGCGCCATCCCTGAGGCGCTCACCGAGATCATCCGCACCATGCCGCGCGGGGTTCACCCCATGCAGGCGCTGCGCAGCGCCGTGTCGTATCTCGGGCTGCTCGACCCCCAGGCCGAGCAGACCACCGAAGAGGCCCGCCGCGCCATCTCGGTGCGGATGATCGCGCAGTTCTCCACGATCATCGCGGCGTTGGGCCGCGCCCAGGAGGGCCAGGACATCGTGGCCCCCCGCATGGACCTGACCCACGCCGGGAACTTCCTGTACATGCTGACGGGCAAGGAGCCTTCGGCGGAGCAGGCCCGCCTCTTCGACATCGCCCTCGTGCTGCACGCCGACCACGGCATGAACGCCTCGACCTTCACGGCAATCGCCACGGCGAGCACCCTCAGCGACATGTACTCCTGCATCACCTCGGCGGTCGGGGCACTGAAGGGACCGCTGCACGGCGGCGCGAACGAGGCCGTGATGGACATGCTCGATGAGGTCGGCACCCCCGACCAGGCCGAGGCCTACATCACCGGGAAGCTCGACCGCAAGGAAAAGATCATGGGCGTGGGGCACCGCGTCTACAAGTACTTCGACCCCCGCTCGCGCGTGCTGCGCGACTACGCCGAGGTCGTCGCCAACAAGGAAGGCAAGAGCACCTACTACCAGATTCTCGAAACCATCGAGAAGACGGTCGTGGACCGCATCGGCTCCAAGGGCATCTACCCCAACGTGGACTTTTACTCCGGGACCGTTTACTCCGACCTCGGCATCCGCAAGGAGTACTTCACGCCGATCTTCGCGCTCGCCCGCATCAGCGGCTGGTGCGCCAGCGTGATCGAGTACACCCGCGACAACCGCCTGCTGCGCCCCGACGCGGTGTACACGGGCGAGCGCGACCAGAAGTACGTGCCGCTGCAAGAGCGTCAGTAA
- the tsaB gene encoding tRNA (adenosine(37)-N6)-threonylcarbamoyltransferase complex dimerization subunit type 1 TsaB translates to MSVPAAPHPVTLALDTATPFLTLALAWPGGERTWREEVGRAHAERLAGAVRDLFADAGLPFHADTLVIGTGPGSYTGVRVGASYALGLGRVWGARVLGVPTLEGLVGGLEGEVAVSLDARRENVYGAVYEVRGGVVGRVIHPPHKDSLSAFETLAAGRPHHRDPAPDGLALLRAGLDHGSEKWALAYL, encoded by the coding sequence ATGTCGGTGCCCGCTGCCCCCCACCCCGTCACCCTGGCCCTCGATACCGCCACCCCCTTCCTGACCCTGGCGCTGGCCTGGCCCGGCGGCGAGCGGACCTGGCGCGAGGAGGTCGGGCGGGCGCACGCCGAGCGGCTGGCGGGGGCGGTGCGTGACCTGTTCGCGGACGCGGGCCTCCCCTTTCACGCCGACACCCTCGTGATCGGCACCGGGCCGGGGTCCTACACGGGCGTACGCGTGGGCGCGAGCTACGCCCTGGGCCTGGGGCGGGTGTGGGGAGCGCGGGTGCTGGGCGTGCCCACCCTGGAGGGGCTGGTGGGCGGTCTGGAAGGCGAGGTCGCCGTCTCGCTGGACGCGCGGCGGGAGAATGTGTACGGCGCGGTGTACGAGGTGCGGGGCGGCGTGGTGGGCCGGGTGATTCACCCCCCGCACAAAGACAGCCTGAGTGCCTTCGAGACGCTCGCCGCCGGACGCCCGCACCACCGCGACCCGGCCCCAGATGGCCTCGCGCTGCTGCGGGCGGGGCTGGACCACGGGAGCGAGAAGTGGGCACTGGCGTACCTGTGA
- a CDS encoding FUN14 domain-containing protein: MASSPPAPSPDASLTEALRSVLPDLSVGALLGFATGLALRKVGRLALTLLGLLFVAVQLLASWDLLTVNWPRVQALADPLLRQGGEAGAPWLGRVLTANLPFAGAYTAGLLLGLRARA, translated from the coding sequence TTGGCCTCCTCTCCCCCCGCCCCCAGCCCCGACGCCTCCCTCACCGAGGCGCTGCGCTCCGTGCTGCCCGACCTCAGCGTGGGGGCGCTGCTGGGCTTTGCCACCGGGCTGGCGCTGCGGAAGGTGGGCCGCCTGGCGCTGACCCTGCTGGGGCTGCTGTTCGTGGCGGTGCAACTGCTGGCCTCCTGGGACCTGCTGACCGTGAACTGGCCGCGCGTGCAGGCGCTGGCCGACCCCCTATTACGTCAGGGCGGGGAAGCCGGGGCCCCGTGGCTGGGGCGGGTGCTGACGGCTAACTTGCCCTTTGCGGGGGCGTATACGGCGGGGTTGCTGCTGGGGCTGCGGGCGCGGGCTTAG